In a single window of the Megalobrama amblycephala isolate DHTTF-2021 linkage group LG3, ASM1881202v1, whole genome shotgun sequence genome:
- the tubgcp4 gene encoding gamma-tubulin complex component 4 isoform X1: protein MIHELLLALSGYPGTIFTWNKRNGLQVSQDLPFLHPSETSVLNRLCKMGTDYVRFTEFIEQHTGHVHQQEHYSSQPSQSGLHGIYLRAFCTGLNSMLQPYRQALLDLEKEFLGDPHLSISHVNYMLEQFQLLFPSVMVVVETIKSQKIHGCQILETVYKHSCGGLPPVRMALEKILAVCHGVMYKQLAAWMLHGLLLDQSEEFFVKQGPSAGGATAAQEEEEEDLGIGGLSGKQLRELQDLRLIEEENMLAPSLQQFSLRVEMLPSYIPVRVAEKILFVGESVQMFENHNQSPSRAGSILKHQEDMFAAELHRLKQQPLFSLVDFENLVDGIRSTVAEHLWTLMVEESDLLGQLKIIKDFYLLGRGELYQVFIDLAQHMLKTPPSAVTEHDVNVAFQQAAHKVLLDDDNLLPLLHLTIDYQGKESKDASGNREGTTPPQESSPREAPPTGWAALGLAYKVQWPLHILFTPAVLEKYNVVFRYLLSVRRVQSELQHCWALQMQRKHLKSNQTDAVKWRLRNHMAFLVDNLQYYLQVDVLESQFSQLLQQINSTRDFESIRLAHDHFLSNLLAQSFILLKPVFHCLNEILDLCHNFCSLVSQNLGPLDERGTAQLDILVKGFSRQSFLLFKILSSVRNHQINSDLAQLLLRLDYNKYYTQAGGTLGSFGL, encoded by the exons ATGATCCATGAGTTGCTTCTGGCTCTCAGTGGATATCCTGGGACCATATTCACTTGGAATAAACGGAATGGATTGCAG GTGTCCCAGGACCTTCCATTCCTCCACCCCAGTGAAACCAGTGTCCTCAATCGGCTCTGTAAAATGGGCACTGACTATGTGCGCTTCACAGAATTCATAGAGCAACACACGGGTCATGTCCACCAACAG GAGCACTACTCCAGCCAGCCGAGTCAGTCTGGGCTTCATGGCATTTATCTACGTGCGTTCTGCACTGGGCTGAACTCTATGCTGCAGCCCTATCGACAGGCTTTACTGGACCTTGAAAAAGAG TTTCTTGGTGATCCACACCTCTCTATTTCTCATGTAAACTACATGCTAGAACAG TTTCAGCTTCTCTTCCCATCTGTGATGGTTGTTGTGGAGACCATCAAGTCTCAGAAG ATTCATGGCTGCCAGATCCTAGAGACTGTGTACAAGCACAGCTGTGGAGGACTGCCTCCTGTCAGGATGGCCTTAGAGAA GATTCTTGCAGTGTGCCATGGCGTGATGTATAAGCAGCTGGCTGCGTGGATGCTGCACGGGTTGCTGTTAGATCAGAGTGAGGAGTTTTTTGTCAAGCAGGGCCCCAGTGCTGGCGGAGCTACAGCTGCAcaggaggaagaagaggaggacCTGGGTATCGGAGGGCTGAGTGGGAAACAGCTCCGTGAGCTGCAGGATTTG AGACTGATTGAGGAAGAGAACATGCTCGCACCTTCCCTGCAGCAGTTCTCCTTGCGTGTGGAGATGCTTCCCTCATACATCCCTGTTCGAGTAGCTGAAAAAATCCTCTTTGTTGGGGAGTCAGTGCAAATGTTTGAAAATCACAACCAGAGCCCATCCCGAGCTG GGTCTATACTGAAGCATCAGGAGGACATGTTTGCAGCAGAGCTCCACAGACTCAAACAGCAGCCTCTCTTTAGTCTGGTGGACTTTGAGAATCTTGTGGATGGCATTCGGAGCACAGTTGCTGAG CACTTATGGACTTTGATGGTAGAGGAATCTGATCTTTTGGGGCAGCTTAAG atCATAAAGGACTTTTACTTGTTGGGAAGAGGTGAACTGTACCAGGTCTTCATTGACCTTGCTCAACATATGCTGAAAACCCCACCATCTGCTGTTACTGAACATG ATGTTAATGTGGCATTTCAGCAAGCAGCTCATAAAGTGCTGCTAGATGATGACAATCTTTTGCCCCTCCTGCATCTCACCATTGACTACCAAGGGAAAGAAAGCAAAG ATGCTTCTGGGAATCGAGAGGGCACCACTCCTCCACAGGAGAGTTCTCCTCGTGAGGCTCCGCCCACTGGCTGGGCAGCATTGGGATTGGCTTACAAGGTTCAATGGCCCCTACATATTCTTTTCACTCCTGCTGTGTTGGAGAA GTATAACGTAGTGTTTCGTTACCTGCTGAGCGTGCGTCGTGTCCAGTCCGAGCTGCAGCACTGCTGGGCCTTACAGATGCAGCGCAAACATCTTAAATCAAACCAGACGGATGCAGTTAAATGGAGACTCCGCAACCATATGGCCTTCCTAGTGGACAACCTTCAGTATTACCTTCAG GTGGACGTTTTGGAGTCTCAGTTTTCGCAGCTCTTACAACAGATCAACTCCACACGAGACTTTGAGAGCATTCGATTGGCCCATGACCATTTCCTCAGCAATCTTCTTGCACAGTCTTTCATATTGCTCAAGCCT GTGTTTCACTGTTTGAATGAAATTCTGGACCTGTGTCACAACTTTTGTTCCCTGGTCAGTCAGAATCTTGGGCCTCTGGATGAAAGAGGAACAGCCCAGCTAGATATTCTTGTGAAG GGATTTAGTCGTCAGTCATTCTTGCTCTTCAAGATTCTTTCTAGCGTGCGTAACCACCAGATAAACTCTGACTTGGCACAACTGCTGTTACGACTAGACTACAACAAATACTACACACAGGCAGGAGGCACGCTGGGAAG TTTTGGGCTATAA
- the LOC125265099 gene encoding CDKN2A-interacting protein isoform X2, which produces MAEGRGADIVSEFLSQNPHLVNWVESLRGLCETNKQWHARREFVLRNMEAFPTIQPGTPSPSLDRLLSLSMVWANHVFLGCRYPQPVMDKVNEMAEGITVIEAPERKTRDEIMGKTKRPAVSALDADYQGKKAKPNDTDVKAHAKSVGRPAASALKSGPPPGAPAEHQPFFNRLYKAVAWKLVSAGGFGPNLEHFEILRSCVESCKASLSCVFVPLKDIPDLPVVRTQKEGQVCELRCHNVYIGTGYGRDDCAARAMASKEALKVFQGHKVTVKVCRRRFRGRDVDDLVLLDEQSRSQVFPPALSYPFQEDQ; this is translated from the exons ATGGCGGAGGGGAGAGGAGCAGATATCGTCTCTGAGTTCCTCAGTCAGAATCCACACCTGGTGAACTGGGTGGAATCTTTAAGAGGACTCTGTGAGACAAATAAACAATGGCATGCTAGGAGAGAGTTTGTCCTGCGCAATATGGAGGCCTTTCCTACAATCCAACCTGGGACCCCAAGTCCTAGTTTAGACAGACTACTGTCTCTGTCTATGGTTTGGGCCAACCACGTGTTTTTGGGCTGTCG ATATCCACAGCCTGTTATGGACAAAGTAAATGAGATGGCAGAAGGAATCACTGTGATTGAGGCCCCTGAGCGAAAGACTAGAGATGAAATCAtgggaaaaacaaaaagacctGCAGTTTCAG CACTGGATGCTGATTACCAGGGTAAGAAAGCTAAACCTAATGATACAGATGTTAAAGCTCATGCGAAGAGTGTTGGGCGTCCAGCTGCCAGTGCTCTGAAATCAGGCCCTCCTCCAGGGGCTCCCGCAGAACACCAGCCCTTTTTTAATCGACTCTACAAGGCAGTTGCTTGGAAGCTTGTGTCTGCTGGCGGCTTTGGCCCCAACCTGGAACACTTCGAAATCTTGCGCAGTTGTGTGGAGTCATGCAAGGCCAGTCTAAGCTGTGTGTTCGTACCTCTCAAAGACATTCCTGACCTGCCTGTGGTACGTACCCAAAAAGAAGGCCAGGTGTGTGAACTGCGCTGCCACAATGTCTACATTGGTACGGGCTACGGGCGTGATGATTGCGCCGCCAGGGCAATGGCCTCTAAAGAAGCACTCAAAGTTTTTCAAGGGCATAAAGTGACAGTGAAAGTTTGCCGCCGCAGGTTCCGAGGACGAGACGTCGACGATTTGGTTCTGCTGGATGAACAGTCCAGGAGCCAGGTTTTCCCTCCAGCTCTCAGCTATCCTTTTCAGGAAGATCAGTAA
- the LOC125265099 gene encoding CDKN2A-interacting protein isoform X1, with product MKLKLRLESCKSPQVMAEGRGADIVSEFLSQNPHLVNWVESLRGLCETNKQWHARREFVLRNMEAFPTIQPGTPSPSLDRLLSLSMVWANHVFLGCRYPQPVMDKVNEMAEGITVIEAPERKTRDEIMGKTKRPAVSALDADYQGKKAKPNDTDVKAHAKSVGRPAASALKSGPPPGAPAEHQPFFNRLYKAVAWKLVSAGGFGPNLEHFEILRSCVESCKASLSCVFVPLKDIPDLPVVRTQKEGQVCELRCHNVYIGTGYGRDDCAARAMASKEALKVFQGHKVTVKVCRRRFRGRDVDDLVLLDEQSRSQVFPPALSYPFQEDQ from the exons atgaaattaaagttGAGATTGGAGTCATGTAAATCCCCACAGG TGATGGCGGAGGGGAGAGGAGCAGATATCGTCTCTGAGTTCCTCAGTCAGAATCCACACCTGGTGAACTGGGTGGAATCTTTAAGAGGACTCTGTGAGACAAATAAACAATGGCATGCTAGGAGAGAGTTTGTCCTGCGCAATATGGAGGCCTTTCCTACAATCCAACCTGGGACCCCAAGTCCTAGTTTAGACAGACTACTGTCTCTGTCTATGGTTTGGGCCAACCACGTGTTTTTGGGCTGTCG ATATCCACAGCCTGTTATGGACAAAGTAAATGAGATGGCAGAAGGAATCACTGTGATTGAGGCCCCTGAGCGAAAGACTAGAGATGAAATCAtgggaaaaacaaaaagacctGCAGTTTCAG CACTGGATGCTGATTACCAGGGTAAGAAAGCTAAACCTAATGATACAGATGTTAAAGCTCATGCGAAGAGTGTTGGGCGTCCAGCTGCCAGTGCTCTGAAATCAGGCCCTCCTCCAGGGGCTCCCGCAGAACACCAGCCCTTTTTTAATCGACTCTACAAGGCAGTTGCTTGGAAGCTTGTGTCTGCTGGCGGCTTTGGCCCCAACCTGGAACACTTCGAAATCTTGCGCAGTTGTGTGGAGTCATGCAAGGCCAGTCTAAGCTGTGTGTTCGTACCTCTCAAAGACATTCCTGACCTGCCTGTGGTACGTACCCAAAAAGAAGGCCAGGTGTGTGAACTGCGCTGCCACAATGTCTACATTGGTACGGGCTACGGGCGTGATGATTGCGCCGCCAGGGCAATGGCCTCTAAAGAAGCACTCAAAGTTTTTCAAGGGCATAAAGTGACAGTGAAAGTTTGCCGCCGCAGGTTCCGAGGACGAGACGTCGACGATTTGGTTCTGCTGGATGAACAGTCCAGGAGCCAGGTTTTCCCTCCAGCTCTCAGCTATCCTTTTCAGGAAGATCAGTAA
- the tubgcp4 gene encoding gamma-tubulin complex component 4 isoform X2 → MIHELLLALSGYPGTIFTWNKRNGLQVSQDLPFLHPSETSVLNRLCKMGTDYVRFTEFIEQHTGHVHQQEHYSSQPSQSGLHGIYLRAFCTGLNSMLQPYRQALLDLEKEFLGDPHLSISHVNYMLEQFQLLFPSVMVVVETIKSQKIHGCQILETVYKHSCGGLPPVRMALEKILAVCHGVMYKQLAAWMLHGLLLDQSEEFFVKQGPSAGGATAAQEEEEEDLGIGGLSGKQLRELQDLRLIEEENMLAPSLQQFSLRVEMLPSYIPVRVAEKILFVGESVQMFENHNQSPSRAGSILKHQEDMFAAELHRLKQQPLFSLVDFENLVDGIRSTVAEHLWTLMVEESDLLGQLKIIKDFYLLGRGELYQVFIDLAQHMLKTPPSAVTEHDVNVAFQQAAHKVLLDDDNLLPLLHLTIDYQGKESKDASGNREGTTPPQESSPREAPPTGWAALGLAYKVQWPLHILFTPAVLEKYNVVFRYLLSVRRVQSELQHCWALQMQRKHLKSNQTDAVKWRLRNHMAFLVDNLQYYLQVDVLESQFSQLLQQINSTRDFESIRLAHDHFLSNLLAQSFILLKPVFHCLNEILDLCHNFCSLVSQNLGPLDERGTAQLDILVKALLYLYFTGI, encoded by the exons ATGATCCATGAGTTGCTTCTGGCTCTCAGTGGATATCCTGGGACCATATTCACTTGGAATAAACGGAATGGATTGCAG GTGTCCCAGGACCTTCCATTCCTCCACCCCAGTGAAACCAGTGTCCTCAATCGGCTCTGTAAAATGGGCACTGACTATGTGCGCTTCACAGAATTCATAGAGCAACACACGGGTCATGTCCACCAACAG GAGCACTACTCCAGCCAGCCGAGTCAGTCTGGGCTTCATGGCATTTATCTACGTGCGTTCTGCACTGGGCTGAACTCTATGCTGCAGCCCTATCGACAGGCTTTACTGGACCTTGAAAAAGAG TTTCTTGGTGATCCACACCTCTCTATTTCTCATGTAAACTACATGCTAGAACAG TTTCAGCTTCTCTTCCCATCTGTGATGGTTGTTGTGGAGACCATCAAGTCTCAGAAG ATTCATGGCTGCCAGATCCTAGAGACTGTGTACAAGCACAGCTGTGGAGGACTGCCTCCTGTCAGGATGGCCTTAGAGAA GATTCTTGCAGTGTGCCATGGCGTGATGTATAAGCAGCTGGCTGCGTGGATGCTGCACGGGTTGCTGTTAGATCAGAGTGAGGAGTTTTTTGTCAAGCAGGGCCCCAGTGCTGGCGGAGCTACAGCTGCAcaggaggaagaagaggaggacCTGGGTATCGGAGGGCTGAGTGGGAAACAGCTCCGTGAGCTGCAGGATTTG AGACTGATTGAGGAAGAGAACATGCTCGCACCTTCCCTGCAGCAGTTCTCCTTGCGTGTGGAGATGCTTCCCTCATACATCCCTGTTCGAGTAGCTGAAAAAATCCTCTTTGTTGGGGAGTCAGTGCAAATGTTTGAAAATCACAACCAGAGCCCATCCCGAGCTG GGTCTATACTGAAGCATCAGGAGGACATGTTTGCAGCAGAGCTCCACAGACTCAAACAGCAGCCTCTCTTTAGTCTGGTGGACTTTGAGAATCTTGTGGATGGCATTCGGAGCACAGTTGCTGAG CACTTATGGACTTTGATGGTAGAGGAATCTGATCTTTTGGGGCAGCTTAAG atCATAAAGGACTTTTACTTGTTGGGAAGAGGTGAACTGTACCAGGTCTTCATTGACCTTGCTCAACATATGCTGAAAACCCCACCATCTGCTGTTACTGAACATG ATGTTAATGTGGCATTTCAGCAAGCAGCTCATAAAGTGCTGCTAGATGATGACAATCTTTTGCCCCTCCTGCATCTCACCATTGACTACCAAGGGAAAGAAAGCAAAG ATGCTTCTGGGAATCGAGAGGGCACCACTCCTCCACAGGAGAGTTCTCCTCGTGAGGCTCCGCCCACTGGCTGGGCAGCATTGGGATTGGCTTACAAGGTTCAATGGCCCCTACATATTCTTTTCACTCCTGCTGTGTTGGAGAA GTATAACGTAGTGTTTCGTTACCTGCTGAGCGTGCGTCGTGTCCAGTCCGAGCTGCAGCACTGCTGGGCCTTACAGATGCAGCGCAAACATCTTAAATCAAACCAGACGGATGCAGTTAAATGGAGACTCCGCAACCATATGGCCTTCCTAGTGGACAACCTTCAGTATTACCTTCAG GTGGACGTTTTGGAGTCTCAGTTTTCGCAGCTCTTACAACAGATCAACTCCACACGAGACTTTGAGAGCATTCGATTGGCCCATGACCATTTCCTCAGCAATCTTCTTGCACAGTCTTTCATATTGCTCAAGCCT GTGTTTCACTGTTTGAATGAAATTCTGGACCTGTGTCACAACTTTTGTTCCCTGGTCAGTCAGAATCTTGGGCCTCTGGATGAAAGAGGAACAGCCCAGCTAGATATTCTTGTGAAG GCATTACTGTACTTGTACTTTACAGGGATTTAG
- the LOC125264141 gene encoding cocaine- and amphetamine-regulated transcript protein-like — MESSKLWTTAMACAVLLSCIQGAEMDFDNESDLETRALREFYPKDPNLTNEKQLLGALHDVLEKLQSKRISLWEKKFGRVPTCDVGEQCAIRKGSRIGKMCDCPRGAFCNYFLLKCL; from the exons ATGGAGAGCTCCAAACTCTGGACGACAGCGATGGCATGCGCTGTGCTGCTCTCCTGCATTCAAGGTGCTGAAATGGACTTTGACAACGAATCTGACTTAGAAACGAGAGCTTTGAGAGAGTTTTACCCAAAGGACCCGAATCTGACCAACGAAAAGCAGCTC CTGGGGGCTTTACATGACGTTCTGGAGAAACTGCAGAGTAAACGCATCTCACTTTGGGAAAAGAAGTTTGGGCGCGTTCCTACA TGCGACGTTGGGGAGCAATGCGCCATCAGAAAAGGCTCAAGAATCGGCAAAATGTGTGACTGTCCACGTGGAGCGTTTTGCAATTACTTTTTGCTTAAGTGTTTGTAA